The following are encoded together in the Xanthobacter autotrophicus Py2 genome:
- a CDS encoding ribose 5-phosphate isomerase (TIGRFAM: ribose 5-phosphate isomerase~PFAM: Ribose 5-phosphate isomerase~KEGG: bra:BRADO4714 ribose 5-phosphate isomerase (phosphoriboisomerase A) (PRI)): MPHAAPVGRARGTGTETPMVHAEDPKRRAAAHALTYVTDGMRLGLGTGSTARHFVELLAEKVHAGLNILGVPTSEQTLSQAVSLGVPIATLDEAGPLDLCIDGADEVGPGLALIKGGGGALLREKIVASAAREMVVIADSSKKVAMLGRFPLPIEVVDFGVASIERHVADAVRKAGCEGPVKLRRDGDGHPFVTDQGHLILDVHLGRIPDPAALARAVEEVAGVVEHGLFLGLARRVVLAGADGITVLEPGSF; encoded by the coding sequence ATGCCCCACGCCGCGCCGGTTGGCCGCGCGAGGGGCACCGGAACGGAAACTCCCATGGTGCACGCCGAAGATCCGAAGCGCCGCGCGGCCGCTCACGCCCTCACCTACGTGACCGACGGCATGCGCCTCGGCCTCGGCACCGGCTCCACCGCCCGCCATTTCGTGGAGCTGTTGGCCGAGAAGGTCCATGCCGGCCTCAACATTCTCGGCGTGCCCACCTCAGAGCAGACTTTGTCGCAGGCGGTCTCCCTCGGCGTTCCGATCGCGACGCTCGACGAGGCCGGTCCGCTCGACCTGTGCATCGACGGGGCGGACGAGGTCGGCCCCGGCCTTGCCCTGATCAAGGGCGGCGGCGGAGCGCTACTGCGGGAGAAGATCGTCGCCAGCGCCGCGCGCGAGATGGTGGTGATCGCCGACTCGAGCAAGAAGGTGGCGATGCTCGGCCGCTTCCCGCTGCCCATCGAGGTGGTGGATTTCGGCGTCGCCTCCATCGAGCGCCATGTGGCCGATGCGGTGCGCAAGGCCGGCTGCGAAGGCCCGGTGAAGCTGCGCCGCGACGGCGATGGTCATCCTTTCGTCACCGATCAGGGCCACCTCATCCTCGACGTCCATCTCGGCCGCATCCCGGACCCGGCCGCGCTCGCCCGCGCGGTGGAGGAAGTCGCCGGCGTGGTCGAGCACGGGCTGTTCCTCGGCCTCGCCCGCCGGGTCGTGCTCGCGGGCGCGGACGGCATCACCGTGCTGGAGCCCGGCAGCTTCTGA
- a CDS encoding conserved hypothetical protein (KEGG: nwi:Nwi_1222 hypothetical protein) — protein MFMSHSGRFGVRLLLAAAFAVPALPVPFALAQQAQPAQPAAKVSAPHLQLARDLVAVNGEARAFEGIIPNIVDGAALSFLQTNPDLAKQLREVAIIVRPEFEARQSEIIDILASSYARHFTETELKEAITFYRSPTGAKLVQDRPVIVQEAVQGIQAWGAQVNAQAVERVRAEMRKRGVDL, from the coding sequence ATGTTCATGTCCCATAGCGGCCGCTTCGGCGTGCGGCTCCTTCTCGCCGCCGCCTTTGCGGTGCCGGCCCTTCCGGTTCCCTTCGCCCTGGCCCAGCAGGCGCAGCCCGCCCAGCCGGCGGCGAAGGTGAGCGCACCCCATCTCCAGCTCGCCCGCGATCTGGTGGCGGTGAACGGCGAGGCCCGCGCCTTCGAGGGGATCATCCCCAACATCGTCGATGGCGCGGCGCTGTCGTTCCTCCAGACCAATCCCGATCTTGCCAAGCAGCTGCGCGAGGTCGCCATCATCGTGCGGCCGGAGTTCGAGGCGCGGCAGAGCGAGATCATCGACATTCTCGCCAGCTCCTACGCCCGCCACTTCACGGAAACCGAGCTGAAGGAGGCCATCACCTTCTATCGCTCGCCCACCGGCGCCAAGCTGGTGCAGGACCGTCCGGTCATCGTCCAGGAGGCGGTGCAGGGCATCCAGGCGTGGGGTGCGCAGGTGAACGCCCAGGCGGTGGAGCGGGTGCGCGCGGAAATGCGCAAGCGCGGCGTCGACCTGTAG
- a CDS encoding glycosyl transferase family 2 (PFAM: glycosyl transferase family 2~KEGG: pst:PSPTO_1074 glycosyl transferase, group 2 family protein) yields MLNDVIPPRPLRATTSAPGTAAFLPPLLLRLPGAGGAVAVLVATGVPGPLVVRMEDGRGTPLASFPAEADTPVASDLPAGTARIVVTGAGVSEGAVGLGYYPVRGQFPAGRLLLKLHAFRNGSFSTPEGGLKGLQSRWRQAEGAARHLGLSLIALSQTAQARLSLKRAQYQRFRDAFVEDFTEVPAEGAAPALVFLSGAGDGRTLKEIAACAQALTAQTDRAFSWIVAASADRLARDGDKLAEAVGDTGRIVPAQGTDDASLLKAALAASAAPDDGLICLLDLDGRPTRDAVALIRAAFAAHPDCQLLYTDEERCDASGTPLAGVFKPAFNRHLLEASPYMGALTVLRAGRTRALGIDPGFGAAAPYHLIVRTVAEVSAGTVRHLPRIAYSGPEKAPGFVAPETARLAAQALEGVLNVPVSVVPEAGTHFLRPDFPLPAVPPKVSIVIPTRDRAGLLGMALDSLIGKTAYRNFEIIIVDNGSVEPETFALFAEMKATWPDTTIVRDDGDFNYPRICNNGVAAATGDLILFLNNDIEVIEAGWLGEMVALALRPGVGIVGAKLLYPDRTIQHAGVMVGLFGYASHWFAHALPDTPGPEGRLLARQDVSAVTGACQLIRRDVWDAIGPLDAERFQEDCNDIDLCLRARRAGYEVVTTPYALLIHHESASRGKARNKLHRERLKAQHARFDALWHATTLVDPHSNPNLDRKNLFAALADAPQGSRDARTDAI; encoded by the coding sequence ATGCTGAACGACGTGATCCCGCCCCGGCCCCTGCGCGCCACGACCTCGGCACCGGGCACCGCGGCCTTTCTCCCGCCCCTCCTGCTGCGTCTGCCGGGTGCCGGCGGGGCGGTGGCGGTGCTGGTCGCCACGGGCGTCCCTGGCCCGCTGGTGGTGCGCATGGAGGACGGGCGCGGGACGCCCCTCGCCAGCTTCCCGGCGGAGGCGGACACGCCGGTGGCGTCGGATCTGCCGGCCGGTACGGCGCGGATCGTCGTCACCGGAGCGGGCGTATCGGAAGGCGCGGTGGGGCTCGGCTACTATCCCGTGCGCGGGCAGTTTCCTGCCGGGCGGCTGCTGCTGAAGCTCCATGCTTTCCGGAACGGGTCCTTCTCCACCCCCGAAGGCGGGCTGAAGGGCCTTCAGAGCCGCTGGCGTCAGGCGGAGGGCGCGGCGCGCCATCTGGGCCTAAGTCTCATCGCCCTCAGCCAGACCGCGCAGGCCCGCCTGTCCCTGAAGCGGGCGCAGTACCAGCGCTTCCGCGACGCCTTCGTGGAGGACTTCACCGAGGTTCCGGCAGAAGGGGCGGCGCCGGCCCTCGTGTTCCTGTCGGGGGCCGGGGACGGGCGCACGCTCAAGGAGATCGCCGCCTGCGCGCAGGCCCTGACGGCGCAGACCGACCGGGCGTTCAGCTGGATCGTCGCCGCAAGCGCGGACCGCCTGGCCCGCGACGGCGACAAGCTGGCGGAGGCGGTGGGCGATACCGGCCGCATCGTGCCCGCGCAGGGGACGGACGACGCCAGCTTGCTCAAGGCCGCCCTCGCCGCCAGCGCTGCGCCAGACGACGGCCTCATCTGCCTGCTGGACCTCGACGGCCGCCCCACGCGGGACGCCGTGGCCCTCATCCGCGCAGCGTTTGCGGCCCATCCCGACTGCCAGTTGCTCTATACCGACGAGGAGCGCTGCGACGCGTCCGGCACGCCGCTGGCGGGCGTGTTCAAGCCGGCCTTCAATCGCCACCTGCTGGAAGCCTCGCCCTATATGGGCGCGCTCACCGTGCTGCGGGCGGGGCGGACCCGGGCACTGGGGATCGATCCCGGCTTCGGCGCCGCCGCCCCCTATCACCTCATCGTGCGCACGGTGGCCGAGGTCAGCGCCGGTACGGTGCGGCACCTGCCGCGCATCGCCTATTCCGGCCCGGAGAAGGCGCCGGGCTTCGTCGCGCCTGAAACCGCCCGGCTGGCCGCGCAGGCGCTCGAAGGCGTGCTCAACGTGCCGGTCAGCGTGGTGCCGGAGGCCGGGACCCATTTCCTGCGGCCGGATTTCCCCCTGCCGGCGGTGCCGCCCAAGGTGTCCATCGTCATCCCCACCCGCGACCGCGCCGGCCTTCTGGGCATGGCGCTCGATTCGCTGATCGGGAAGACGGCCTATCGCAATTTCGAGATCATCATCGTGGACAACGGCTCGGTGGAGCCGGAGACCTTCGCCCTGTTCGCGGAGATGAAGGCCACATGGCCCGACACGACCATCGTGCGCGACGATGGCGACTTCAATTATCCGCGCATCTGCAACAACGGGGTCGCGGCCGCTACCGGCGACCTGATCCTGTTCCTCAACAACGACATCGAGGTGATCGAGGCGGGCTGGCTCGGCGAGATGGTGGCGCTCGCCTTACGGCCGGGCGTCGGCATCGTGGGGGCCAAGCTGCTCTATCCCGATCGTACCATCCAGCATGCGGGGGTGATGGTCGGCCTGTTCGGCTATGCCTCCCACTGGTTCGCCCATGCCCTGCCGGACACGCCCGGCCCCGAGGGCCGGCTGCTGGCGCGGCAGGACGTGTCGGCGGTCACCGGCGCCTGCCAGCTCATCCGCAGGGACGTGTGGGACGCCATCGGCCCGCTGGATGCGGAGCGGTTCCAGGAGGATTGCAACGACATCGACCTGTGCCTGCGCGCCCGCCGCGCCGGCTATGAGGTGGTGACCACGCCGTACGCGCTGCTCATCCACCACGAATCGGCCTCGCGGGGGAAGGCCCGCAACAAGCTCCACCGCGAACGGCTGAAGGCCCAGCACGCGCGCTTCGACGCGCTGTGGCACGCCACCACGCTGGTGGACCCTCACTCCAACCCCAACCTCGACCGCAAGAACCTGTTCGCGGCGCTGGCCGACGCGCCGCAGGGCTCGCGCGACGCCCGCACCGACGCGATCTGA
- a CDS encoding glutathione-disulfide reductase (TIGRFAM: glutathione-disulfide reductase~PFAM: FAD-dependent pyridine nucleotide-disulphide oxidoreductase; pyridine nucleotide-disulphide oxidoreductase dimerisation region~KEGG: rpb:RPB_3384 glutathione reductase), whose translation MSRREVDLFVIGAGSGGVRAARIAAQHGARVMMAEEYRVGGTCVIRGCVPKKLFVYAGRFAHDIEDMAGFGWRVTEPEFDWLTLVANKDKEIARLEAIYRRNAENAGVEVVASRAVVVGPNSVRLLATGEEIGARYILLATGARPALGPAIPGCELAITSNEAFNLTHFPNRILVQGAGYIAVEFAGLFRALGADVTLVYRADKVLRGFDGEIRDHLEAEMTRAGIHLKPGRTLTSIEVINGGKRVTLSDGSVVEVDDVMLALGRIPNTAHLGLDTVGVKLDEVGAVVVDETGATNVPSIYAVGDVTNRINLTPVAIREGHAFADTVFGNKPWTVDHSLVATAVFSEPEIGTVGLSEEAARALGRPIDIYSTSFRPLKATLSGRETRTFMKLVVDKESDVVLGCHIMGDAASEMIQLAGVALGLKAKKADFDRTVAVHPTSAEELVTLRTPTRSV comes from the coding sequence ATGTCACGGCGAGAAGTCGACCTGTTTGTCATCGGCGCGGGCTCGGGCGGGGTGCGCGCGGCGCGCATCGCGGCCCAGCACGGCGCCCGGGTGATGATGGCGGAGGAATACCGCGTCGGCGGCACCTGTGTCATCCGTGGCTGCGTGCCCAAGAAGCTGTTCGTTTATGCCGGCCGTTTCGCCCACGATATCGAGGATATGGCTGGCTTCGGCTGGCGGGTGACCGAGCCGGAGTTCGACTGGCTGACCCTCGTCGCCAACAAGGACAAGGAGATCGCCCGCCTCGAGGCCATCTACCGCCGCAATGCGGAGAATGCCGGGGTGGAGGTGGTGGCCTCCCGCGCCGTGGTGGTGGGCCCCAACTCGGTCCGTCTCCTCGCCACCGGGGAGGAGATCGGGGCCCGCTACATCCTTCTCGCCACCGGCGCCCGGCCGGCGCTGGGCCCGGCCATTCCGGGCTGTGAGCTCGCCATCACCTCCAACGAGGCGTTCAACCTCACCCATTTCCCCAACCGCATCCTGGTGCAGGGCGCCGGCTATATCGCGGTGGAATTCGCCGGCCTGTTCCGCGCGCTGGGGGCCGATGTCACCCTGGTCTATCGCGCCGACAAGGTGCTGCGCGGCTTCGACGGGGAGATCCGCGACCATCTGGAAGCCGAGATGACCCGCGCCGGCATCCACCTCAAGCCGGGACGAACCCTGACCTCCATCGAGGTGATCAACGGCGGCAAGCGGGTCACCCTGTCGGATGGCTCGGTGGTCGAGGTGGACGACGTGATGCTCGCCCTCGGCCGCATTCCCAACACGGCCCATCTGGGCCTCGACACGGTCGGGGTGAAGCTCGACGAAGTGGGCGCCGTGGTGGTGGATGAGACGGGCGCGACCAACGTGCCGTCCATCTATGCGGTGGGCGACGTGACCAACCGCATCAACCTGACCCCGGTCGCCATCCGCGAGGGCCATGCCTTCGCCGACACGGTGTTCGGCAACAAGCCCTGGACCGTGGACCACTCCCTGGTGGCCACCGCGGTCTTCTCCGAGCCGGAGATCGGCACCGTGGGCCTCTCGGAAGAGGCGGCTCGCGCCCTCGGCCGGCCCATCGACATCTACAGCACCTCGTTCCGCCCGCTGAAGGCGACGCTCTCGGGCCGCGAGACCCGCACCTTCATGAAGCTGGTGGTGGACAAGGAGAGCGACGTGGTGCTCGGCTGCCACATCATGGGCGATGCGGCGTCCGAGATGATCCAGCTCGCCGGCGTGGCGCTGGGGCTGAAGGCGAAGAAGGCGGATTTCGACCGCACCGTCGCCGTGCACCCCACCTCCGCCGAGGAACTGGTGACCCTGCGCACGCCCACGCGCAGCGTCTGA
- a CDS encoding conserved hypothetical protein (KEGG: pna:Pnap_1062 hypothetical protein) has translation MPQLSPEGQAAINAISQRTGFSPDAVTSMLFSVIAGNGSMAQFSHPEFGGSGQWMRGGMTMVSDMFNNYLKGRVDGLCSELSNLVANQPGLTQSGSFQSQSQGGGYSGSGQWQSSGGGMGMGGNQSSLFIPDASGNFNWWPADLGQPASTGAQNSVRYAYFPGSHRLAIDLNGQVTVYDSLDHQIGGFSQQQGGSGSLTFTSQYGTVFVSNLPIVSGAPQAPAQAYAPPPPVYDPPPPPPQQQTYAPQPQTFGNPLPPLGQNEVISAIEKLADLHAKGILSDQEFSTKKAELLSRL, from the coding sequence ATGCCTCAACTTTCGCCCGAAGGCCAGGCGGCCATCAACGCCATCTCCCAGCGCACCGGCTTCAGCCCGGATGCCGTCACCTCCATGCTGTTCTCGGTGATCGCCGGCAACGGTTCGATGGCCCAGTTCAGCCATCCCGAGTTCGGCGGATCCGGCCAGTGGATGCGCGGCGGGATGACCATGGTCTCGGACATGTTCAACAATTACCTGAAGGGCCGCGTGGACGGCCTGTGCAGCGAATTGTCGAACCTCGTCGCCAACCAGCCCGGCCTCACCCAGAGCGGAAGCTTCCAGTCCCAGAGTCAGGGCGGCGGCTATTCCGGGAGCGGGCAGTGGCAGTCGAGCGGCGGCGGGATGGGGATGGGAGGCAACCAGTCCAGCCTGTTCATTCCGGACGCCTCGGGCAATTTCAACTGGTGGCCGGCCGATCTTGGCCAGCCGGCCAGCACCGGCGCGCAGAACTCGGTGCGCTACGCCTATTTCCCGGGATCGCATCGCCTCGCCATCGACCTAAACGGTCAGGTGACGGTCTATGACAGCCTCGACCACCAGATCGGCGGCTTCTCCCAGCAGCAGGGCGGCTCGGGCTCCCTCACCTTCACCAGCCAGTACGGCACGGTGTTCGTCTCCAACCTGCCCATCGTGAGCGGCGCGCCCCAGGCCCCGGCTCAGGCCTACGCCCCGCCGCCGCCGGTCTACGATCCGCCGCCGCCCCCCCCGCAGCAGCAGACCTATGCGCCGCAGCCCCAGACCTTCGGCAATCCCCTGCCGCCACTGGGCCAGAACGAGGTGATCTCCGCCATCGAGAAGCTGGCCGATCTCCACGCCAAGGGCATCCTGAGCGACCAGGAGTTCAGCACCAAGAAGGCCGAGCTGCTCAGCCGGCTCTGA
- a CDS encoding drug resistance transporter, Bcr/CflA subfamily (TIGRFAM: drug resistance transporter, Bcr/CflA subfamily~PFAM: major facilitator superfamily MFS_1~KEGG: rru:Rru_A2971 drug resistance transporter Bcr/CflA subfamily) yields the protein MPERSMSHPERAPAPRNASIPAKATAPTRPPFLEFVALIALLIGMTAFSIDNLLPAFGAIREDFALANANDVQVMVYAYLLGIGSAQFLYGPISDVVGRRPILFAGLAIYAVGTLIALFTRDFNVLIAARVIQGVGAASGRVLAIAIVRDRFEGREMARIMSLAMMVFLTVPILAPALGSLILAFGSWHLIFIAMLTLAVALLVWFGLRMPETLHPEYRIPFSFRAIGKAVVLTLTTRRAAGYAVAIGLMMGSLMAYVGSASQVFQTDVYKLGNLFPVAFAAVAGIMAVASFTNAALVRRIGMRRLSHGGICGFITVGALMVAASLAYGGKPPLILFCGLVGAGQFLFALTVPNFNSMAMEPLGAVAGTASSFIGGFTTLMASVLGYFVGRAFDGTVLPLSLGYMVLGAIALVFVLWAEKGRLFGHNQ from the coding sequence ATGCCAGAGCGTTCCATGTCCCATCCCGAGCGCGCCCCCGCGCCCCGCAACGCGTCCATCCCGGCGAAGGCGACGGCGCCCACCCGGCCGCCGTTCCTCGAATTCGTCGCCCTCATCGCCCTGCTCATCGGCATGACGGCCTTCTCCATCGACAACCTCTTGCCCGCCTTCGGCGCCATCCGGGAGGACTTCGCCCTCGCCAACGCCAATGACGTGCAGGTGATGGTGTATGCCTACCTGCTAGGCATCGGCTCCGCGCAGTTCCTCTACGGCCCCATCTCCGACGTGGTGGGCCGCCGGCCGATCCTGTTCGCGGGCCTCGCCATCTATGCGGTGGGCACGCTGATTGCCCTGTTCACACGGGATTTCAACGTGCTGATCGCCGCGCGCGTGATCCAGGGCGTGGGCGCGGCCTCGGGCCGGGTGCTGGCCATCGCCATCGTGCGCGACCGGTTCGAGGGGCGCGAGATGGCGCGCATCATGTCACTGGCCATGATGGTGTTCCTCACCGTGCCCATCCTGGCGCCGGCGCTGGGCAGCCTGATCCTCGCCTTCGGCTCCTGGCACCTCATCTTCATCGCCATGCTCACGCTGGCGGTGGCGCTGCTGGTCTGGTTCGGCCTGCGCATGCCGGAGACGCTGCATCCAGAATATCGCATCCCCTTCTCGTTCCGGGCCATCGGCAAGGCCGTGGTGCTCACCCTCACCACCCGCCGCGCGGCAGGCTATGCGGTGGCCATCGGCCTGATGATGGGATCGCTGATGGCCTATGTGGGCTCCGCCTCCCAGGTGTTCCAGACCGATGTCTACAAGCTGGGCAACCTGTTCCCGGTGGCGTTCGCCGCGGTGGCGGGCATCATGGCGGTGGCCTCCTTCACCAACGCCGCGCTGGTGCGGCGGATCGGCATGCGGCGGCTGTCCCATGGCGGCATCTGCGGCTTCATCACCGTGGGGGCCCTGATGGTGGCAGCCAGCCTCGCCTATGGCGGCAAGCCGCCGCTGATCCTGTTCTGCGGCCTCGTCGGGGCGGGGCAGTTCCTGTTCGCGCTCACGGTGCCGAACTTCAATTCCATGGCCATGGAGCCGCTGGGCGCGGTGGCCGGAACCGCCTCCTCCTTCATCGGCGGCTTCACCACCCTGATGGCGTCCGTGCTCGGCTATTTCGTGGGCCGCGCCTTCGACGGCACGGTGCTGCCGCTGAGCCTGGGCTACATGGTGCTCGGCGCCATCGCGCTGGTGTTCGTGCTGTGGGCCGAGAAGGGTCGGCTGTTCGGGCACAATCAATAG
- a CDS encoding phospho-2-dehydro-3-deoxyheptonate aldolase (TIGRFAM: phospho-2-dehydro-3-deoxyheptonate aldolase~PFAM: DAHP synthetase class II~KEGG: bja:blr3778 phospho-2-dehydro-3-deoxyheptonate aldolase): MVTRPQSAPVPGAEASRRAEGWRPDSWRFYPGVQMPNYPDKAELAEVEAKLASYPPLVFAGEARRLKAEIAKVARGEAFLLQGGDCAESFDEHSADNIRDFFRVFLQMAVVLTFAGGSPVVKVGRIAGQFAKPRSSDTETENGVTLPSYRGDIVNDIAFTEAARVPDPRRQIEAYRQSAATLNLLRAFANGGYANLENAHQWMLGFVKDSPQSSRYQELANRITEALDFMRACGINPQSHPEMRTTDFFTSHEALLLGYEQALTRVDSTSGDWYATSGHLLWIGDRTRQPDHAHVEYFRGIRNPIGIKCGPSITGDGLIRLLDMLQPDNEPGRITLICRFGADKVGDYLPGLIRAVEKEGRVVAWSCDPMHGNTIKAASGYKTRPFERIQSEIRSFFDIHAAEGTFAGGVHLEMTGKNVTECTGGARAISDEDLRDRYHTYCDPRLNAEQAIETAFLVAELLKRERLARGRPEVVAAE; the protein is encoded by the coding sequence ATGGTGACCCGCCCGCAATCCGCTCCCGTCCCTGGCGCCGAGGCTTCTCGCCGCGCCGAAGGCTGGCGTCCGGATAGCTGGCGATTTTATCCCGGCGTGCAGATGCCCAATTATCCGGACAAGGCAGAACTCGCCGAGGTGGAAGCCAAGCTTGCCTCCTACCCGCCCCTCGTCTTCGCCGGCGAGGCGCGCCGCCTGAAGGCGGAGATCGCCAAGGTCGCCCGCGGCGAAGCCTTCCTTTTGCAGGGCGGCGACTGCGCCGAGAGCTTCGACGAGCATTCGGCCGACAACATCCGCGATTTCTTCCGCGTCTTCCTGCAGATGGCGGTGGTGCTCACGTTCGCCGGCGGCTCGCCGGTGGTGAAGGTGGGCCGCATCGCCGGCCAGTTCGCCAAGCCGAGGTCTTCGGATACCGAGACCGAGAATGGCGTGACCCTGCCCAGCTACCGCGGCGACATCGTCAACGACATCGCCTTCACGGAAGCGGCCCGCGTGCCGGATCCGCGCCGGCAGATCGAGGCGTACCGCCAGTCGGCGGCCACCCTCAACCTGCTGCGCGCCTTCGCCAACGGCGGCTATGCCAACCTTGAGAACGCCCACCAGTGGATGCTGGGCTTCGTGAAGGACAGCCCCCAGTCCTCGCGCTACCAGGAACTCGCGAACCGCATCACCGAGGCGCTCGACTTCATGCGCGCCTGCGGGATCAATCCGCAGAGCCACCCGGAAATGCGGACCACGGACTTCTTCACCAGCCACGAGGCGCTGCTGCTCGGCTACGAGCAGGCGCTGACGCGGGTGGATTCCACCTCCGGCGACTGGTACGCCACCTCCGGCCACCTGTTGTGGATCGGCGACCGCACCCGCCAGCCGGACCATGCGCATGTCGAGTATTTCCGCGGCATCCGCAATCCGATCGGCATCAAGTGCGGCCCCTCCATCACCGGGGACGGCCTCATCCGCCTCTTGGACATGCTGCAGCCCGACAATGAGCCGGGCCGCATCACCCTCATCTGCCGCTTCGGCGCCGACAAGGTGGGCGACTACCTGCCGGGCCTGATCCGCGCGGTGGAGAAGGAGGGGCGCGTGGTGGCGTGGTCGTGCGATCCCATGCACGGCAACACCATCAAGGCGGCGTCGGGCTACAAGACCCGGCCGTTCGAGCGCATCCAGTCGGAGATCCGCTCGTTCTTCGACATCCATGCGGCCGAAGGCACCTTCGCCGGCGGCGTGCACCTGGAGATGACGGGCAAGAACGTCACCGAGTGCACCGGCGGCGCCCGCGCCATCTCGGACGAGGACCTGCGCGATCGCTACCACACCTATTGCGATCCGCGCCTCAACGCCGAGCAGGCCATCGAGACCGCCTTCCTGGTGGCCGAGCTGCTGAAGCGCGAGCGCCTCGCCCGCGGCCGCCCGGAGGTGGTGGCGGCGGAGTGA
- a CDS encoding conserved hypothetical protein (KEGG: rpd:RPD_1710 hypothetical protein), whose translation MRFAASVGLLLFSTQFASADIVSPPQQTWQVKPPPFRQEDGNDNRANEALSGAACVPDTNRCLVVNDEGRFAQFFEIDGTTIVPKEVIGLLPSRDGDKKMKELDAEGVAYVAPRAAGAPGYFYITGSHGLSRKGKLQPSRYHVLRFPVDSATGRPTFPFDAETVAPQIESAATLGPAIANLPDIGQFAPKKLDENGVTVEGLAILDDEALFGLRGPCIAGNAFVVRAKVEALFSGKPFTAKASPLALGDNVGIRDLARVKDGVLVLSGRSNDARGTAAYNCEKPGPAPIPDAQVWLWSGKDGDTARPLGTLPGVSNSEKAETLLVLAEDDNHYRVLVWFDGKADGGATEFVIDKPKRQ comes from the coding sequence ATGCGCTTCGCGGCATCGGTCGGGCTGTTGTTGTTCTCGACCCAGTTCGCCTCTGCGGACATCGTCAGCCCGCCGCAGCAGACATGGCAAGTCAAGCCGCCGCCCTTCCGCCAGGAAGACGGCAACGACAACAGGGCCAACGAGGCCCTGAGCGGCGCCGCCTGCGTGCCCGACACCAACCGCTGCCTGGTGGTGAATGACGAGGGGCGCTTCGCCCAGTTCTTCGAGATCGACGGCACCACCATCGTCCCGAAGGAGGTCATCGGCCTGCTGCCATCGCGCGACGGCGACAAGAAGATGAAGGAACTGGACGCGGAGGGCGTCGCCTATGTGGCGCCGCGCGCGGCAGGCGCCCCCGGCTATTTCTACATCACCGGCTCCCATGGACTGTCGCGCAAGGGCAAGCTTCAGCCCTCGCGTTACCATGTGCTGCGCTTTCCGGTGGATTCGGCCACCGGCCGGCCAACGTTCCCATTCGATGCCGAGACGGTGGCGCCGCAGATCGAGTCCGCGGCGACCCTTGGCCCGGCCATCGCTAACCTGCCGGACATCGGGCAGTTTGCCCCAAAGAAACTCGACGAGAACGGCGTGACGGTGGAGGGCCTCGCCATCCTCGACGACGAGGCCCTGTTCGGCCTGCGCGGGCCTTGCATCGCTGGCAACGCCTTCGTGGTCCGCGCAAAGGTGGAGGCGTTGTTCTCCGGGAAGCCCTTCACTGCGAAGGCAAGCCCGCTGGCCCTGGGCGACAATGTGGGCATCCGCGATCTGGCGCGGGTCAAGGACGGCGTGCTCGTTCTCAGCGGGCGGAGCAATGATGCCCGCGGGACGGCTGCCTACAATTGCGAGAAGCCCGGCCCCGCCCCGATCCCGGACGCGCAGGTGTGGCTGTGGAGCGGCAAGGACGGCGATACGGCCCGCCCGCTCGGCACCCTGCCCGGCGTTTCCAACAGCGAGAAAGCCGAAACCCTGCTGGTGCTGGCGGAAGACGACAACCACTACCGGGTGCTGGTCTGGTTCGACGGCAAGGCCGACGGCGGCGCCACGGAATTCGTCATCGACAAGCCGAAGCGCCAGTAA